The window CTCAAGAATGCCCGCCATGCGGAGGACAACCGGCCGCTCGACGAGGACAGCGATTGCCCGGCCGCGCGCGACTACAGCCGCGCCTATCTGCACCACCTGGTGAAATCCGGCGAGGCGCTGGGCGGCATGCTTCTGACCTGGAACAACCTCGCATACTACCAGAGCCTGATGGCCGATATCCGCGCCGCGATCGAAGGCGGCGTCTTTGCACAGCGCGCGGCGGAGATCAGTGCCGCGTGGGCAGCGGGCGACATCCCGCCACGCTGATACGGATTGGCCCCCATGCCCGGCACCGTCGTTGCCGACGGCACGGTGGCGATCATCCAGCGTTTCATATGGTGGAGCCAAGAGACCCGTTTGCAAATTCTACACTCCCGGTCATCCGACGCGGTTTTCTGCGCTTCCGGTGCTCAGGTGCTGAGCGACGTGGCGGCTCGCAGGCTCACGCCGGTGATCCGGAAGACGCCGTCCTCCTGCAGTTCCAGCGTATAGACCGCCTCATAGTCATTGCCGTCCGGGCCGAGGATCAGAACCTGCTGGGTGATCGTCGTGCCCGTTTCCTTGGACTTTCCAAAGGCGTAGTTCGTCGGCCGGTTGACCATCGGGTAGGCCTTGCGCACCATCCCCATGAACGCCTCCTGCGTCGGAAACATGCGCTTGATGTTCGGGGCCGCATGGCTGTAGGCGGCCGCCCCGTCGTCGGCGAGAAATGCGCGGAGTTGCCGGTCGATCGTCGTCTGCGCGGCGCGGATTTCCGCTTCGCCGGCCAGCGCCGCTCCGACGCTCATGATGATGGCCAGGGCGGACATGGCTGCAATGCGAAGCGTCGTCATGGTGCGGGCTCCCTGGAGCGTGGGGTAAGCGCGGCGGCTATCCCCTCACGGTAGCATACGCAAGCAGCCGCAATCGGGTTTCAAAGCCATTTGATTTCCTGTCGTGGGTTGACCTTGCCCGACAAAGATACAGGTTGAATGAGCAGGTTGCCCAATACGTGTGCAGTCGGCGCAATCTGTCATGCGACCAAGTCTATATGTCGGATTTTGCTTGATTTTATTCTGGGCGGTCATTGTTATGTCCCCAAAGGGAGTTGCCGAGTGGCTGCATTTGACGAAATGCGCCCGACGTCCAGCGGGCTGCGGGATCCATATCTTGGGTATGATAGCTGGTTTCAGTCGCAGGACCCCGCGCGGCTGACGGAGAAGATGGAAGATGCCGAGCGCGTCTTCAGGCGGACCGGCATCACCTTCGCCGTCTATGGCGAGCAGGAGGCGGCAGAGCGCCTGATCCCGTTCGATATCGTTCCGCGCATCATCTCGGGGTCGGAATGGCGCAGGCTGACCCAGGGCATAGAGCAGCGCGTTCAGGCGCTCAACGCGTTCCTCGACGACATCTACCACCGCCAGGAAATCCTGCGGGCAGGGCGCATCCCGCGCGAGCTGATCGCGTCGAACGAGGCGTTTCTGCCCGAGATGATCGGCGTCCGGCCCCCGGCGGGCGTCTACACGCACATCATCGGGGTGGATATCGTCCGCACCGCCGAGAATGATTTCTTCGTGCTGGAGGACAATGCCCGCACGCCTTCGGGCGTCTCCTACATGCTGGAAAACCGCGAAACGATGATGCAGCTCTTCCCGGAGCTGTTCCAGACGGTGCGTGTACGGCCGGTCGAAAACTACCCCCAGCTCCTGCGCCAGTCGCTTTCGGCGGTCAGCCCGCACCGGACGGCTGCGCCCACGATCGCGGTCCTCACGCCCGGCAGCTACAACTCGGCCTATTTCGAGCATGCGTTCCTGGCCGACCAGATGGGCGTGGAACTGGTCGAAGGGCAGGATCTGCGCGTGGTGGACGGCCACGTCGCGATGCGCACCACCGAAGGCTACAAGCAGATCGACGTGCTCTACCGCCGCGTCGACGACGGCTACCTCGATCCGCTGACCTTCCACCCGGATTCCGCCTTGGGCGTGCCGGGAATCATGGATGTCTACCGCGCCGGCAACATCACCATCGCCAACGCGCCCGGAACAGGCATCGCCGACGACAAGGCGATCTATTCCTACATGCCCGAGATCATCGAGTTCTACACCGGCCGCAAGGCGATCCTCGGCAACATCCCGACATGGCGCTGCTCGGAACCCGACAGCCTGAAATATGTTCTCGAGCATCTGCACGAGCTCGTCGTCAAGGAAGTGCACGGGTCGGGCGGCTATGGCATGCTCGTCGGTCCCGCCGCCAGCAAGAAGGAGCGCGAGGCGTTCGCGCTGAAGCTTGCAAGCCGGCCGTCGAACTACATCGCGCAGCCGACGCTCGCGCTCTCGACATGCCCGATCCTGACGGAAAAGGGGCTCGCGCCACGCCATGTCGACCTGCGTCCGTTCGTGCTCGTCTCCGACCGCATCCGCATCGTTCCCGGTGGGCTGACGCGTGTCGCGCTGAAGGAAGGCTCGCTGGTCGTCAACTCGTCGCAGGGCGGCGGAACGAAGGATACGTGGGTGCTCGATGATTGATACGGCGAGGCGCTGAGATGCTGCTGGGGCGCACGGCCAACGGTCTCTACTGGATGTTTCGCTATATCGAGCGCGCCGAAAACATGGCGCGCATCGTGGATGCCGGGCTGCGGCTGGCGCTGACGCGCACCGAGAATCCGACCGACGAGTGGTCGTCCGTGGTCGTCAGCGCAGGCGCCGAAAACGCCTTTGCTGCGCGACACGACGTTTATTCCGCAGACACGGTGGCGGATTTCCTACTGCGCGACGTCAGCAATCATTCGAGCGTGATATCGTCGATGGAGACCGCGCGCATGAACGCGCGCATGGTCCGCACGGCCCTGACGCGCGAGACATGGGAGAGCGTGAACGAGGCCTGGATGGCGTTGAAGCGCATGCTCGATTCACCGATCGACCAGCGCGAACTGCCCAAGATACTCGACGCCATCAAGCGCGAGACCGCGCTGATCCGTGGCGCGTTCCATGGCACGATGCTGCGCAACGAAATCTTCGATTTCGCCCAGCTCGGCATCTATGTGGAGCGGGCCGACAACACCGCGCGCATTCTCGACGTGAAGTATTATGTGCTGCTGCCGTCGATCTCGTGGGTCGGGTCGTCGCTCGACAATTACCAGTGGGAATCGATCCTGCGCTCGGTGTCGGCGCATCGCTCGTATCGCTGGGTGTACGAAGCCGACTACAAGCCGACCAACATCGCCGACTTCCTGATCCTCAATCGCCGCATGCCGCGCTCGCTCGCGTTCTGCTATCGCATGATCGCCGAAAGCCTGACCTTCCTCGAGGAGGATTACGGCAGGCGCCACATGTGCCATGAGACGCTGGACTCGATCATGGCGAAGCTGCGACCCGGCTCCGTTCAGTCGATTTTCGACGGCGGGCTGCACGAATTCCTGAGCGACTTCATCAATCGCAACAACAAGCTGGGCGATGAAGTCGCCCGCGACTACAGCTTCTTCTGAGGTCGCCATGAAGCTCAGGATTTCCCACCGCACCCGATACACCTACGACGGACCGGTTTCCTATGCGCTCCAGCGCGTACGCCTGTCGCCGCAGAACTGCGCCACGCAGACCGTCGCCGCGTGGACGCTGGCGGTCGATGGGGCGAAGGAGGAAGTGCGCTTCGTCGACCATTTCGGAAATGACACGCGGCTCCTGAGCCTGTCCACGGGATCAAATTTCATGGAGATCGTCGCGAGCGGCGAGGTCGACGTCCGCGATACCGCGGGTATTACCGGACCACATTCCGGCTTCGCACCGCTCTGGCTGTTCAAGCAGGATACACCCCTGACCACGCCGGGACCACTCATCGCGGAGATCGCCCAACGTGCGACCGCGAAGGGCGACGTCGAAAGGCTGCACGCTCTCTCGCGAGGGATCGGCGAACGCGTCGTCTACCGCGTGGGCGCGACCGACGCGACGACGGTCGCGGAAGACGCCGTCGCCCGGGGGGAGGGCGTATGCCAGGATCACACGCACATCTTCCTCGCGGCCGCGCGCAAGCTCGGTTTCCCCGCGCGCTATGTCAGCGGCTACCTCCTGCTGGACGAGACGACGGAGCAGGTCGCGAGCCATGCGTGGGCCGAAGCCTTCGTGACGGGGCTCGGCTGGGTGGCGTTCGACGTCTCGAACGGCATTTCACCCGATTCGCGCTATGTGAGGGTCGCGACCGGCCGCGATTACCGCGATGCCATGCCGGTTTCGGGAATACGCACCGGTCAGGCGCAGGAACAGCTTGATGTTCTCATAACAGTCGAGCAGTAATCGCGCGTTCTGCCAAACCGGGCACCTGATTCATGACCTACTGCGTTGGCCTCAAGATCGATGGCGGCCTCGTCTTCATGTCCGACACCCGCACCAATGCGGGCATCGACAGCATTTCGACGTTCCGCAAGATGCATGTCTGGGAGGAGCCCGGCGAGCGCGCGCTGGTAATGTTGGCTGCCGGCAATCTGGCAACCACGCAAGCCGTGGTGAGCCTGCTCGACGAGCGTTCCAAGGCACCGTCGGACCGCGCGCCGTCTATCATGCAGACGCCGTCGATGTACCAGACGGCCCGTCTCGTCGGGGAAATCGTCAAGGAAGTCATCACCAATTCCGCCCCTGTCGGGCAGAGCGCGGATGCCTTCGGCGCGTCCTTCATTCTCGGCGGCCAGATCAAGGGAACCGAGCCGCGCCTGTTTCTGATCTATCCGGAAGGCAACTTCATCGAGACGTGCGAAGACACGCCGTTCTTCCAGATCGGCGAGACGAAATACGGCAAGCCGATCATCGTGCGGGCCTATGAGCGGACCATGACATTCGCCGAGACCGTGAAGCTGCTGATGGTGTCGTTCGATTCGACCGTGAAATCGAACCTGTCCGTCGGGCTTCCGCTCGACCTGCTCTATTACCAGCGCGACACCTATCGCGTCGGCTACAGAAAGCGCATCGGCGTCGACGACCAGTATTACAAGACGATTTCGGACGGCTGGTCGAACGCGCTCAAATCCGCATTCAAGAGCCTGCCGGATTTCCAGGAATAGCGTCGCGCGGCAGCCGGGCTCTGCCGACAGCATGAGGCCCGCCAGTGGCGGGCCTCTTTTACGCAACGCATACGCTTTACGAACTTATGATCAGCCGTAGGGCGAGTTGCACTGGCGACGCGGGCCATTGTAGGGCTGATAGGTGTTGCTGCGCGCATCGTATGACCGATAACGGTTGTAGCACCACTCGATATGCGCATTGCCGCCGCCGCGCGGACGGTACTGAGTTGGCGGCTGATTGGCGATTGCGCCACCGATGATCGCTCCAGCGATGAAGGCTGCCGGCGGGAACCAGTAGCCATTGTGCTGGCGATAGCCACGACGAGCCTCGCGATAGCCGCGATGACCGTTGTAGTAGTGATAGTTGCCCCGGCGCTCGTAACGCCCGCGATCACGTCGGTCTCCCCGCCGATCCCAGCGCCGATCTCGGTCGCGGTATTGCACGTTCACGACATCCTGTTGTGCGAATGCGGGCACGCCGGTTGGCATGGCGGTAGCCGGCGTCGCGAACGGTATCGTCAGTGTCATCATTGCGGCGCACGCGCCTGAGATGAATTTCAGCATTTTTTTGACCTCCTGGGTCCCTAGACAGACAGTCCCTTTGGCTATCAAACGTATCATACCAGCTTCCGTTCCCGCTATAGGTGTACATCGGCGTCACAGAAGCGTGTTTCTCTCGTGGTGAAGAGGCTCTTTTGCTGTTGACCGGCAATGATCGTCTCCCTATGTTCCGCCGCACTTTCCCCGGGCCGAAAACGCCCCCGGGAGCGCGTAGCTCAGCCGGTAGAGCAACTGACTTTTAATCAGTAGGTCCAGGGTTCGAACCCCTGCGCGCTCACCAAGAATGCTCAACCACATTCGATAAACCGCCCCCTCAGCGACTGTTTGCCACGCTATGGTGATTGGAGACTGATGGCGGCTCCGGTTATATCGGGCGCACTGTGAAGCGAACGGTCAAGGGGCTGATGGCTATCGATGTCGGATATATAAGCGCCGTCGGCGCGGGCGCGATCTCGTTCCTGTCGCCTTGCGTGCTGCCGCTCGTGCCGCCCTATCTGTGCTACATGGCCGGCGTGTCGGTGGACGATTTTCGCGGCACGGCGGTGCGCGGCGAGACGACATCGAGGACGCGGGCGTCTCTCCTGGCCGCTTCATTCGCCTTCGTGCTCGGCTTTTCGACCGTCTTCGTGGCGCTCGGCGCGGGCGCATCGACGATCGGCGGCCTGTTGCGGGCCTACCAGCAGGAACTCGCGATCGCGGCAGGGCTCGTCATCATCGTCATGGGCCTCAACTTTCTGGGAGTGATCCGGATACCGCTCCTGTCGCGGGAAGCGCGGTTCCAGTCGGGCGGCAAGCCGGCGAGCGGGATCGCTGCCTATGTGATGGGCCTCGCCTTCGCATTCGGCTGGACACCCTGCATCGGCCCGGTTCTCGGACCCATCCTGACGCTTGCGGGCGGTCGCGCCACCGTCGGCGAAGGCGCGCTTTTGCTTGCCGCCTATTCGCTGGGCCTCGGCATACCGTTCATGCTGGCGGCACTCTTCTCCGGTGCCTTCATGCGCTTTCTCGGGCGGTTTCGCGTCCATCTCGGGCGTGTCGAAAAGGTCATGGGCGGACTGCTCGTGGTCGCCGGACTGCTCTTCCTGACGGGCGGCATCCAGACAGCATCCTACTGGCTGCTCGAGACGTTCCCGGCGCTTGGCCTGCTCGGTTAGTCGCGAGGGCGAGCGCCTGGCCGCGCGGGCAGCGTGGCGAGAATGACCCCGCCCATCACCAGCGCGATGCCCGCCACGTGGAACGGCTCAAGCCGCTCGCCCAAAAACAGCACGGCAAGCATGACGCCGTAGGGCGGCATCAGATACATGAACACGCCGGCAAGCGGGGCGCCGAGCATCCGGATGCCGAACTGGAAGCTTGAAAAGGCGAGCAGCGACGCGAAGACGACGATGCCGGCAATTCCTCCCCATGCCGCGGCA is drawn from Mesorhizobium sp. CAU 1732 and contains these coding sequences:
- a CDS encoding DUF4864 domain-containing protein; this translates as MTTLRIAAMSALAIIMSVGAALAGEAEIRAAQTTIDRQLRAFLADDGAAAYSHAAPNIKRMFPTQEAFMGMVRKAYPMVNRPTNYAFGKSKETGTTITQQVLILGPDGNDYEAVYTLELQEDGVFRITGVSLRAATSLST
- a CDS encoding circularly permuted type 2 ATP-grasp protein — protein: MAAFDEMRPTSSGLRDPYLGYDSWFQSQDPARLTEKMEDAERVFRRTGITFAVYGEQEAAERLIPFDIVPRIISGSEWRRLTQGIEQRVQALNAFLDDIYHRQEILRAGRIPRELIASNEAFLPEMIGVRPPAGVYTHIIGVDIVRTAENDFFVLEDNARTPSGVSYMLENRETMMQLFPELFQTVRVRPVENYPQLLRQSLSAVSPHRTAAPTIAVLTPGSYNSAYFEHAFLADQMGVELVEGQDLRVVDGHVAMRTTEGYKQIDVLYRRVDDGYLDPLTFHPDSALGVPGIMDVYRAGNITIANAPGTGIADDKAIYSYMPEIIEFYTGRKAILGNIPTWRCSEPDSLKYVLEHLHELVVKEVHGSGGYGMLVGPAASKKEREAFALKLASRPSNYIAQPTLALSTCPILTEKGLAPRHVDLRPFVLVSDRIRIVPGGLTRVALKEGSLVVNSSQGGGTKDTWVLDD
- a CDS encoding alpha-E domain-containing protein; this translates as MLLGRTANGLYWMFRYIERAENMARIVDAGLRLALTRTENPTDEWSSVVVSAGAENAFAARHDVYSADTVADFLLRDVSNHSSVISSMETARMNARMVRTALTRETWESVNEAWMALKRMLDSPIDQRELPKILDAIKRETALIRGAFHGTMLRNEIFDFAQLGIYVERADNTARILDVKYYVLLPSISWVGSSLDNYQWESILRSVSAHRSYRWVYEADYKPTNIADFLILNRRMPRSLAFCYRMIAESLTFLEEDYGRRHMCHETLDSIMAKLRPGSVQSIFDGGLHEFLSDFINRNNKLGDEVARDYSFF
- a CDS encoding transglutaminase family protein is translated as MKLRISHRTRYTYDGPVSYALQRVRLSPQNCATQTVAAWTLAVDGAKEEVRFVDHFGNDTRLLSLSTGSNFMEIVASGEVDVRDTAGITGPHSGFAPLWLFKQDTPLTTPGPLIAEIAQRATAKGDVERLHALSRGIGERVVYRVGATDATTVAEDAVARGEGVCQDHTHIFLAAARKLGFPARYVSGYLLLDETTEQVASHAWAEAFVTGLGWVAFDVSNGISPDSRYVRVATGRDYRDAMPVSGIRTGQAQEQLDVLITVEQ
- a CDS encoding proteasome-type protease, whose protein sequence is MTYCVGLKIDGGLVFMSDTRTNAGIDSISTFRKMHVWEEPGERALVMLAAGNLATTQAVVSLLDERSKAPSDRAPSIMQTPSMYQTARLVGEIVKEVITNSAPVGQSADAFGASFILGGQIKGTEPRLFLIYPEGNFIETCEDTPFFQIGETKYGKPIIVRAYERTMTFAETVKLLMVSFDSTVKSNLSVGLPLDLLYYQRDTYRVGYRKRIGVDDQYYKTISDGWSNALKSAFKSLPDFQE
- a CDS encoding BA14K family protein, encoding MPTGVPAFAQQDVVNVQYRDRDRRWDRRGDRRDRGRYERRGNYHYYNGHRGYREARRGYRQHNGYWFPPAAFIAGAIIGGAIANQPPTQYRPRGGGNAHIEWCYNRYRSYDARSNTYQPYNGPRRQCNSPYG
- a CDS encoding cytochrome c biogenesis CcdA family protein; its protein translation is MAIDVGYISAVGAGAISFLSPCVLPLVPPYLCYMAGVSVDDFRGTAVRGETTSRTRASLLAASFAFVLGFSTVFVALGAGASTIGGLLRAYQQELAIAAGLVIIVMGLNFLGVIRIPLLSREARFQSGGKPASGIAAYVMGLAFAFGWTPCIGPVLGPILTLAGGRATVGEGALLLAAYSLGLGIPFMLAALFSGAFMRFLGRFRVHLGRVEKVMGGLLVVAGLLFLTGGIQTASYWLLETFPALGLLG